One window of Esox lucius isolate fEsoLuc1 chromosome 25, fEsoLuc1.pri, whole genome shotgun sequence genomic DNA carries:
- the LOC117594127 gene encoding CD209 antigen-like protein D, which yields MLSVKCPYEWRKFGNSSYFISTTKNNWENANQDCRNRGTKLVIINNQEEQKFLISLNINTWIGLSDIDTEGTWRWVDGTPLTTAYWGPQQPDNGGDPKVEEDCAEIVNWNRDPVKMWNDLTCNTELKWICEAVID from the exons ATGTTATCAG tgaaatgtCCATATGAATGGAGAAAGTTTGGTAACAGCAGCTATTTCATTTCCACGACGAAAAATAACTGGGAAAATGCAAACCAGGACTGTCGGAATAGAGGGACCAAGCTAGTCATCATAAACAACCAAGAGGAACAG AAATTCCTCATTTCATTAAACATAAATACTTGGATCGGTCTGTCTGACATAGACACTGAGGGGACCTGGAGATGGGTGGATGGCACACCTCTGACTACAGC GTACTGGGGACCACAACAGCCTGATAATGGTGGTGACCCCAAAGTAGAGGAGGACTGTGCTGAGATTGTGAATTGGAATAGAGATCCTGTAAAGATGTGGAATGACCTGACTTGTAACACTGAACTTAAATGGATTTGTGAAGCAGTCATAGATTAA